The Magnetospirillum sp. WYHS-4 genome contains the following window.
TCCGTCGTGGCGCCCAAGGTGGCGGCCAAGGCCTCGGCGAAGGCGAAATAGAGGCGGCAGCGGCCGCCCGGCGGCTCCTTGGCGATCACCGCGATGTGGAGCCGGCCGCTCATGGCCCTTCCTCCACCGGCAATCCCCTCTTTCCCCATTCCACCATGCCTCCAGCCACCAGGCGCACCCCGGAAAAGCCCTCGGCCTTCAGCATCTCGACCGCCTTGGCCGAGCGCTTGTCGGTGCGGCAGAGGACGGCCACCGTTTTACCGCGCCAGCCTTCCAACTCGCCCAGGCGGGCCGCCAGTTCGGGCAGCGGGATGTTGCGCGACGCGGGAACGTGGCCGCCCGCGAAATCGGGGGCATCGCGCACGTCCAGCACCAGCATGGCCTCGCCGGGCTTGATGTCGGCCAGATCCAGGGCCGGTTCGCGGCGCAGGGTCTTGATGAGGCGTGGCAGGAACAGGACGGCCGCCAGCAGTCCCAGCGCGATGGCACCGTCGCGGATCAAACCCTCGCCGCCCGCCAGGGCCTCCCGGCCGGCATGCCCGAGGTAGGTATAGGCAAGCGCGCCGGGGATCATGCAGACGGCCGTGGCCACCACATAGGCCCCGAAGGAGATGCGGGTCAGCCCCAGGGCGTAGTTGAGCAGATTGAAGGGAAACAGCGGCACCAGCCGGGTGAAGGCGACGAACCGCCAGCCTTCCGCCTCGACGCCCGCCACCAGCCGCCCCAGGCGGGAACCCGCCCGCCCGGCCACCCAGTCCCCGGCCAGGTAACGGGCCGCCAGAAAGGCCACGGCGGCTCCCAAGGTGGCACCGGCGAGGTTGTAGACAGTGCCCAGGACCGGGCCGAACAACGCCCCGCCCGCCAGGGCGAACAGGGTGCCGGGCAGGAACAGCACGGTCCCGGCCGCGAAGGCCAGCACGAACAACGCCATTCCCAGGGTTCCATAGCCGGCGATCCAGGCTTCGACCGCCGCCGGGTCGAGGCGGTCGCGGAACGTGAAAGCCCAGGCCACGAT
Protein-coding sequences here:
- a CDS encoding VTT domain-containing protein, giving the protein IVAWAFTFRDRLDPAAVEAWIAGYGTLGMALFVLAFAAGTVLFLPGTLFALAGGALFGPVLGTVYNLAGATLGAAVAFLAARYLAGDWVAGRAGSRLGRLVAGVEAEGWRFVAFTRLVPLFPFNLLNYALGLTRISFGAYVVATAVCMIPGALAYTYLGHAGREALAGGEGLIRDGAIALGLLAAVLFLPRLIKTLRREPALDLADIKPGEAMLVLDVRDAPDFAGGHVPASRNIPLPELAARLGELEGWRGKTVAVLCRTDKRSAKAVEMLKAEGFSGVRLVAGGMVEWGKRGLPVEEGP